A portion of the Halobacterium hubeiense genome contains these proteins:
- a CDS encoding UPF0175 family protein, with the protein MAQITGSYPDDLDLLIEGAVEAGVFGGKSDALREFVREYFEDHENERIAAAVALYERERITLGDAARLADVDRWTMRDILREHGVELRLGLVDEDDAAYEVEAASELEFDDDDPDDEESHAK; encoded by the coding sequence ATGGCACAAATCACCGGCTCCTATCCAGACGACTTGGACCTCCTCATCGAGGGAGCAGTCGAGGCAGGTGTGTTTGGCGGTAAGAGCGATGCGCTGCGAGAGTTCGTGCGCGAGTACTTCGAAGACCACGAAAATGAGCGCATTGCGGCTGCGGTCGCCCTCTACGAACGCGAGCGGATCACACTCGGTGATGCTGCGAGACTTGCTGATGTCGACCGCTGGACGATGCGGGATATCCTCCGTGAGCACGGCGTTGAGCTCCGCCTCGGACTCGTTGACGAAGACGACGCAGCCTACGAGGTCGAGGCAGCGAGCGAACTCGAATTCGATGATGACGACCCGGACGACGAGGAGTCACATGCGAAATGA
- a CDS encoding transposase: protein MVSTPSSRRAVFRRIAQTSFYDWPAYTDTPLYDCSSTGALAEDVRTLTSVWFDHDAHESIEEFVCHWPLAYVEFDAHDCYTGHTRYEMEQLFRAFLIKALQGWAHETALVTHLENHPDLRQRLDFQTVPDQSTLWRSWNKRFSADLRETVKRTAQTILINAQNAGVAVPRDPKQKLQYHDGEAVETDPDDQTVLEDAAKISDHVSRVVFPAFSLNRGEGCEIHENAYWGLQTFLGLRDRLAANEGARSFVYESTRDRTPLGHAHREHIRDLSIEEVREMYRQAITQLLNEAGETEQFCRAGIVAIDITEAAPFTGDRTGYEDEIIGTKENTNEYAYQWATVQLVGNAVPIVLDARPVRKGETRLEIVEDLLDSAEDLVHVDNVLMDREFDSQHVLEMISQRGLSYVVPKRMQTSEKAQVKRLLRCDQDRYETDRKLHLGKNEWHETTLIYRRKEDSEHDDHRQYSVFMTNCGSGHLTEYGFRWETESGYRSIKRFMAATTSKNFGLRFFYFAFACLLYSIWRAVDLLVQVELTGEYKHSPIVTADNTLTLLKKETGIG, encoded by the coding sequence ATGGTAAGCACACCCTCCTCGCGTCGCGCTGTCTTCCGGCGTATCGCTCAGACCTCCTTCTACGACTGGCCCGCCTATACGGATACCCCACTGTACGACTGTAGTTCGACAGGCGCGCTCGCCGAAGATGTTCGAACCCTCACAAGCGTGTGGTTCGACCACGATGCTCACGAGTCCATTGAGGAATTCGTCTGCCACTGGCCGCTTGCTTATGTCGAGTTCGACGCTCATGACTGCTACACTGGCCATACACGGTATGAGATGGAGCAGTTGTTCCGGGCGTTCCTGATCAAAGCCCTTCAGGGCTGGGCGCACGAAACCGCTCTCGTCACGCACCTCGAGAATCATCCTGACCTCCGTCAGCGATTGGACTTCCAGACAGTCCCCGACCAGTCGACGCTGTGGCGCAGCTGGAACAAGCGCTTCAGTGCCGACCTCCGTGAAACAGTCAAGAGAACGGCGCAGACGATCCTCATTAACGCACAGAATGCCGGTGTTGCGGTTCCCCGCGACCCGAAACAGAAGCTCCAGTACCATGACGGCGAGGCTGTTGAAACCGATCCGGACGACCAGACTGTTTTGGAAGACGCAGCGAAGATCAGTGATCACGTCAGCCGCGTCGTCTTCCCGGCATTCTCGCTGAACCGTGGCGAGGGCTGTGAGATCCACGAGAACGCCTACTGGGGGTTGCAGACGTTTCTCGGACTTCGCGATCGGCTAGCTGCCAACGAAGGAGCTCGCAGTTTCGTCTATGAATCGACTCGGGATCGGACACCGCTGGGACACGCCCATCGGGAGCACATCCGCGACCTCTCGATTGAAGAGGTTCGAGAGATGTACCGGCAGGCCATCACTCAGCTCCTGAACGAAGCTGGCGAAACAGAGCAATTCTGTCGAGCGGGGATCGTCGCGATCGACATTACCGAAGCTGCCCCCTTCACAGGCGATAGAACGGGCTACGAGGACGAGATCATCGGGACAAAGGAGAACACCAACGAGTATGCCTATCAGTGGGCGACGGTGCAGTTGGTCGGGAATGCCGTCCCGATCGTGCTGGACGCGCGCCCTGTCCGAAAGGGGGAGACACGACTGGAAATCGTTGAGGACTTGCTCGATTCGGCTGAGGACCTCGTCCATGTCGATAACGTCCTGATGGACCGGGAGTTCGATAGCCAGCACGTCTTGGAGATGATCAGCCAGCGCGGGCTCTCCTACGTCGTTCCCAAGCGGATGCAGACCAGCGAGAAAGCCCAGGTCAAGCGATTGCTTCGATGTGATCAAGACCGCTACGAGACCGATCGGAAGCTTCACCTCGGCAAGAACGAATGGCACGAGACGACGCTGATCTACCGTCGGAAAGAAGACTCCGAGCACGACGACCACCGGCAGTACTCGGTGTTCATGACGAATTGCGGGAGCGGTCACCTCACAGAGTACGGGTTTCGGTGGGAGACCGAGAGCGGATACAGGTCGATAAAGCGGTTCATGGCGGCGACGACGTCGAAGAATTTCGGGCTCCGATTCTTCTACTTCGCATTCGCGTGTCTTTTGTACTCGATTTGGCGAGCGGTCGATTTGCTCGTCCAAGTCGAGTTGACGGGTGAGTACAAACACTCACCCATTGTGACGGCCGACAATACGCTCACGCTGCTGAAGAAGGAAACCGGAATCGGATAG